The Myxococcales bacterium genome includes the window GTAGAGGCCGCCTGTGCCGGCGGCGCCAGCTATATTGGCTTTGGACCAATTTTCGCGACAACCACGAAGGGCAATCCTGATCCGGTTGTTGGCATCGAGGGCCTGCGGGAGGCCGTCGGCCGCGCCGCCGCCAGCGGCGCCGCGGTGCCGGTGATCGCGATTGGCGGCATAGCGCTGGCCGTGCTTGAACAGATCGCTCTCGCCGGGGCAGCTGGGGCTTGTGTGATCTCGCAGGTCAACGGCGCGGCAAACGTGCAGGAGGCGGCACAGGCGGTCAGTGATGCATTTGGTCGCAGCCAAAATCAGTAGAATCAGTAAAATCAACTTGTTGCCAGGGCGGGCCCCTCGTCATACATAGACTGAATCTTTTTCGCTTATATCCGTCATAGTATCAGTTTAGGAGTTTTCATGATCGCCATCGCTCGCTTGCTTGCCGCCGTTGTCATTGTCGCCGCGCTTGGCCAAGCCGCTACCGCCGTGGCCGACGTCTGCAAGGCCAAGAAATTCGAAACCAAGCTGGTCGAAGACGCTTGCAAACAAGGCGGGCAGGGCGCCGCCAAGGACGCGATGAAAAAATGGACCAAGGCGGCCAAGGCCAAGCGGCCGAGCCTTGATTGCAAGTCGTGCCACAGCAAGCTCGCGCCCGGCTACGACCTGAAGAAAGACGCGCTCGCGTTATTTAAAGAGCTCGACGTCAAGTAACGCGGTCAGGCGTAGGCCCCGCCAACACGCTACGGGGTCGCGGGCACGATCTGCAGCTCTTTGCCGTAGTACAAGCGATAGCCGCCTTCGACGGTTTCCAGCCGCTCACCCAAGCCCAGGTCACGCATGGTCGAGATGGCGACGTAGAGGCGATTCGTCAGGTATTGATCCGCGATCATTTCGCCCGGCCAGGCGGCCTCGAGCATGGCGCGCGTCGTGACGGGTTTGGCGGGGTCTGACAGGCGTTGATGCACCAAGGTTTGCAACAAGCGCCGCAAGAGGCGCCGTCGCCTCATATCGACGCGCGGCCAGCCGCTGCGGGCAAACCACGCCGCGTCGGCCGCGATCACGAGTTGGGCCGGCAAGTTCTCGAGCTCGGCAGGCACGATGAGCGGCCAAAGCCGCCGTGAGGTGGCGATATGCGCGCCAAGCGACACCGAGGCATCGCGCGTAATTAAGGCAAATCGGCGCCGTGCCGCCGAACGATGCGCCTCGGCGCGATATTCATCGCCGGCCGCCGCTGTCCTGCGTGCCTCGGCTACCGCGCAGCACACGGTGATCAGCGCGACGCCGGCTTGCCACTGCGGCGCGGTCATCGAATCGAGCAACGCTTGCGCCGATTCTAACGTTGGCATCGGTGGTGGCGACGTCGTGCTCGAGGGCGTGTCGAGTTCGATGCCGTCGAGCTCGGGAAGCGCGTCGAGACCAATGTGCGCGAGAAATTCGATCTGTGAGTGCAAAGGGTCGATTTCGCGCTCATAGAGCGGCTTGCGGGCAAATTGCAATGCGCCGACTTCGCCGAGAATTTGCCGCGCCTCGGCGACAAGTTCGGGATTGCGGCGGATGTTTTGCGCCGCCGCGAGCGCATGCAGCTTGGCGGCGTCGAAATCGCCCGCACTTGAGGCGACGTAGACCGCGAGCGATTCGAGATCGGCGCGGAGGTCGACGTCGTGGGTGCCGGTGCCGCCGTCGCGCACGATATCGGCGGCGACCTGCATATGGTGGCGCGCCATCGCGAGGTCTCCGACCTCGGTCTGCAGCGTGGCGAGGCCGACGTGGATGCGATAGCGCAGGTGGTAGGGCGCCCCGGGATACGCGGCCAGCGCCTCGCTTAGATCGCGAATACTTTGGCTTGGCAAGGCGCGATGACGAATGTTGGTCGCGCGGCGCACCAAGGCCAGCGCGAGGTCCTTGCCGCGATGCGGGCGCGCCATCGCAACGGCCCTATCGAATTCGAGCATGCTGATCTCGTAGGGCCCGCGCAAAAAGAGCAAGGGATGCAACAAAAAGGCCGCACGGGCGGCGGGCCCTTGCCCGTCGAAGCGGCGAATCACGAGCACGAGATCTGCGCCCGCCTGCCTCAGCTCTTGCCGCGCCGCGAGGTCCGTGCTCGCCGCGGCGGCAATAGGCGCGAGGCGCGCGCACACCCAATTGGAGTGCCGCAGCCACAGCTCGCCGCGCAAGCCGTGCTGTTCGCTCCAGCTATCGAGGAAGCCGCGGACGTACGTCGGCACCAGCCACCGATCCTGTTGGTGCTGAAGCAGGCCACATCGGCGCGCGGTCGCCCGCGCCTCGGAGGCGCTGGTCGCGTCGTTTTCGAGAAACACCGGCATATAGGCGGCCGCAAAGGTCGCGAGTTCGGCAACCGCGAGCACCGCATCTTCATCGATGATTGAGGTGACGGCGTCGAGCACGACGTCGACGGTGTCACCGGCGAGCTGTTGCGCCTCGTCAAATTGCGCGTTGTTGCGTCGTGCCCACACCGAAAGCGGCAAGGCCTCGATCGCCTCGACAAAGCGCGGCGAGCCGATGACGGCGGCGGTGCCAACCAAGAGCTCAAGCGCCGCGGGATTGCCGGCCGCCAAGCGCAACGCGAGCAGCTTGGCATCGTCCGACAATTCGGCAGCGGCATGCATGGCGAGCTCTTGCGCCAAGGTCGCCGCGTCTGGTGGGGTTAGGCCCGTCAGCTTCAACAAGGCGGCTTCGCGCATGGCGACGCGCCCCGCGACGGCGACGCGTGGACGCGGCGAAAGCGCGAGCAAGCGCTGAACCACGTGAT containing:
- a CDS encoding ATP-binding protein encodes the protein MIGRHTELASFHRLAAGSAAVCIWGPAGVGKSHFMRALASELGTGAVLIDLADITSAEGMLAATATKLGISCAPDRSCEDILDNVAGALARRSAVLLLDGVEDMQAVHHVVQRLLALSPRPRVAVAGRVAMREAALLKLTGLTPPDAATLAQELAMHAAAELSDDAKLLALRLAAGNPAALELLVGTAAVIGSPRFVEAIEALPLSVWARRNNAQFDEAQQLAGDTVDVVLDAVTSIIDEDAVLAVAELATFAAAYMPVFLENDATSASEARATARRCGLLQHQQDRWLVPTYVRGFLDSWSEQHGLRGELWLRHSNWVCARLAPIAAAASTDLAARQELRQAGADLVLVIRRFDGQGPAARAAFLLHPLLFLRGPYEISMLEFDRAVAMARPHRGKDLALALVRRATNIRHRALPSQSIRDLSEALAAYPGAPYHLRYRIHVGLATLQTEVGDLAMARHHMQVAADIVRDGGTGTHDVDLRADLESLAVYVASSAGDFDAAKLHALAAAQNIRRNPELVAEARQILGEVGALQFARKPLYEREIDPLHSQIEFLAHIGLDALPELDGIELDTPSSTTSPPPMPTLESAQALLDSMTAPQWQAGVALITVCCAVAEARRTAAAGDEYRAEAHRSAARRRFALITRDASVSLGAHIATSRRLWPLIVPAELENLPAQLVIAADAAWFARSGWPRVDMRRRRLLRRLLQTLVHQRLSDPAKPVTTRAMLEAAWPGEMIADQYLTNRLYVAISTMRDLGLGERLETVEGGYRLYYGKELQIVPATP